A genomic segment from Aegilops tauschii subsp. strangulata cultivar AL8/78 chromosome 1, Aet v6.0, whole genome shotgun sequence encodes:
- the LOC120968261 gene encoding uncharacterized protein, which yields MTWFYCQDTSPADESPLPGFRPLRLESTHPLSDKLTPAERQPLLPTINKIKALLGNGLNGIDLVRVWISWRVIPLSRRPGLMCEYTGRKDDPQRHSRNDLPEDVAEEMTKALLNESLADCGRTGLAPFCKTNPAPAADDKFWRVKYDHEAAKKARKVKKAAKKAAPRKKGSRPTASELMQLSDSSESDDDTGASNPVVEEVHESRRHTRTNKDTDLSFGLPDASRKRRTEETSPSSGDSMQSSLPAFKTVPGAQAKLTKRAKKTKSAGEPDLPEPEVTVQEPPAASAPEATTPMDTAPVEASADPEASGSAQPTNDPDVVITRAEFVEPGRPTVLAKCSAKGELL from the exons atgacttggttctattgccaagacacgtcaccggctgatgaaagtccgctgcccggctttcgcccattgcgtctggagtcaacacacccattgtcagacaaactgactccggcggagcgccagcctctgctacccactatcaacaagatcaaggctctactgggcaatggtctgaacggaatcgatctggtccgggtctggatctcgtggcgggtgatcccattgagccgccgccccggcttaatgtgtgagtacacgggccgaaaggacgaccctcagagacacagccgcaatgatcttcctgaagacgttgcagaggagatgaccaaggctcttttaaacgagagcctggcagactgcggaaggaccgggttagcccccttctgcaagaccaacccagccccagcg gctgacgacaagttctggcgggtcaaatatgaccatgaggcggccaagaaggccagaaaggtgaagaaagccgccaagaaagccgcccctcgcaagaaaggaagcaggcctactgcttcagagctgatgcaattaagcgacagctccgagtcagat gatgacaccggcgcaagtaacccggtggttgaagag gttcatgagagccggcgtcacacccggaccaacaaggacaccgacctctccttcgggttacctgacgcatcaaggaagcgccggactgag gagacctccccctcttccggcgactctatgcagtcaagtctgccggctttcaagaccgtgcccgg tgcccaggcaaagctcaccaagagagcgaagaaaaccaagtcggccggagagccggatttgcctgaaccggaggtgacggtccaagaaccgccagctgcctccgctcccgaagccaccactccaatggacacggcacctgtagaagcttctgctgacccggaggcctccggctcggctcaaccaacaaatgacccggacgtggtaatcacccgggcggagttcgttgagccggggagacctaccgtgctggccaagtgctccgctaagggggagttgctgtag